From a single Fulvivirga ulvae genomic region:
- a CDS encoding pirin family protein, with the protein MRTVSKIHNAEYRPIADLKTYSPLPTRQLSQIDPFLFLNHHGPQTYPPDNQGLPFGPHPHRGMQTVTFIMEGDIMHQDSGGHESIISAGGVQWMVAGSGLIHAEISSDAFKKEGGPLEILQLWLNLPASLKMTEPHYTGLQKQDIPTQTLSDGKVAMNLISGDWNGTQSAFTPQTDVHLTTIHFMPGGELDLQIPLDQNIFFYVIKGQLEVNDHVVKATQLAEFNNDHEDLKIVSSAKSTLLLGYARPFNEPVVAQGPFVMNTEQEIYEAYDDYRKGKFGSWNG; encoded by the coding sequence ATGAGAACTGTCAGTAAAATTCACAACGCCGAATATCGCCCTATAGCAGACCTTAAAACCTATTCGCCATTACCCACCCGGCAGCTAAGTCAAATAGATCCCTTTTTATTCCTTAATCATCACGGACCTCAGACATACCCTCCTGATAATCAAGGGTTACCCTTTGGCCCACACCCACACCGGGGCATGCAAACCGTTACATTCATTATGGAGGGTGATATAATGCATCAGGATTCCGGCGGACATGAAAGTATAATTTCTGCCGGAGGTGTACAATGGATGGTAGCTGGTAGCGGTCTTATACATGCAGAAATTTCATCTGACGCTTTTAAAAAAGAAGGGGGACCGCTGGAAATTTTACAGCTCTGGCTTAACCTTCCGGCAAGTCTGAAAATGACAGAGCCCCATTATACAGGCCTTCAAAAGCAAGACATTCCTACACAAACCCTCTCCGATGGTAAAGTGGCTATGAACCTTATTTCGGGCGACTGGAATGGAACCCAAAGTGCTTTTACCCCGCAAACAGATGTTCATTTGACCACCATCCATTTCATGCCAGGCGGAGAACTCGACCTACAGATACCTTTAGATCAGAACATCTTTTTTTATGTGATCAAAGGGCAGCTTGAGGTGAATGATCATGTGGTAAAAGCCACACAACTGGCTGAGTTTAATAATGATCATGAAGACCTGAAAATAGTTTCCTCTGCAAAAAGCACTTTACTTTTAGGTTACGCCAGGCCTTTCAATGAACCTGTAGTGGCTCAAGGCCCATTTGTAATGAATACAGAGCAGGAAATTTATGAAGCCTACGACGATTACAGAAAAGGCAAATTTGGCTCATGGAATGGGTAA